From the Thermococcus sp. 18S1 genome, one window contains:
- a CDS encoding GNAT family N-acetyltransferase, with protein sequence MRIREVTTEAERFTCLEIARGLPEWFNEAGLRAMERELREEKTFVAVEGEEVLGFVAIKPLNEKAVEILWIAVKRELRGRGIGTELLRFVEEWARERGFELLVVKSSGDLTYKPYDETRGFYERRGFARIELIDPYPEWGEPALIYAKCLKKDL encoded by the coding sequence GTGAGAATTCGAGAGGTTACGACTGAAGCGGAAAGGTTCACCTGCCTCGAAATAGCTCGCGGTCTCCCCGAGTGGTTCAACGAGGCCGGTCTGAGGGCTATGGAGCGGGAGCTGAGAGAGGAGAAGACCTTCGTTGCCGTTGAAGGGGAAGAGGTTCTCGGCTTTGTGGCCATCAAACCGCTCAACGAAAAGGCCGTTGAAATCCTCTGGATAGCCGTTAAAAGGGAGCTGAGAGGCAGGGGGATAGGCACGGAACTGCTCCGGTTCGTTGAGGAGTGGGCGAGGGAGAGGGGCTTCGAGCTCCTCGTTGTCAAGAGCTCGGGAGACTTGACCTACAAACCCTACGACGAGACGAGAGGCTTCTACGAGCGGAGGGGCTTCGCAAGAATCGAGCTGATAGACCCATATCCGGAGTGGGGCGAACCGGCGCTGATTTACGCCAAGTGCCTAAAGAAGGATTTATAA